Part of the Vagococcus jeotgali genome, AAATAAGTAGCTGCTGTTGTAAAGCGGTTCTGATAACCAATTGTTAATTTCTTCCCTGTTTCCACCTGTGCTTCAATCATCTCTTTTGCTTCTTGGCTTGTTTTAGCCATTGGTTTTTCACACATCACATGTTTATCTAACTTCATACCTGCAATTGAAATCTCGGCATGGGTGTTATTGGGTGTACAAACATGGATGACATCAATCTCTTTGTTAAGAAGTAATTCTTGATAATCTGTATAAATAAGTGATTCACTTGTCCCGTAATCTTCTTTTGCCTTCCTAGCTCTATCTTCCAACACATCACAAAAAGCAACCATTTCAACTTCTTCTATTTTGCTTAGAGCAGGCATATGTTTACCATTAGCAATACCCCCGCAACCAATAATTCCAACTTTTAATACCATAAAAAAATCCCCATCAATGTCGTATTGTGCTTATCATACACAATATTGATAGGGGTTTCTTCCTGTATTTAAAGTCAATTATTCCCGAATATTGACTTATGATATTTTAGAGGAGACATGCCAACTTGCTCTTTAAAAACATGATGGAACGTCTTAACACTATTAAATCCTGATTTTTCAGATACTTCAATCATAGGCATTTTCTCTTTACTCAACATACTTTTAGCCTGACTAATCCGGTACTCTGTTAAAAATTGAATAAATGTCTGTCCTGTATTTTTTTTAAAAAAGCGTGCAAAATAGTGAGGACTAAACCCTACATGTTTAGCTACATCCTCTAAAGTAATATTTTCTTGAGAATGAGTTTCTATATAAATAAAAATATTATTTAGACGCTCAAGTGTTTCTTTTTGATTAACTGCTTCAACAAAATTACCTATCTCTAAAGTCTTTGCCTTCTTAGGTATCTCTCTAAAATAAAAGACGAGTAATTGATGAAGCAGACCGATTAAAGAAAATTCATAACCGATACGTCTTTTCATAGGTTCTTCAAATAACATTTCTAAAATCTCTTGAATACTCACCGTGACATTTTTCGGCCAGTTTACACTATGATTTTCACTAGTTTCAAATAAACGTATCAACTCCTTATAATCTAGTTTTTCTAAATATTGATCTCTAAAAAGGAGTAAGTCAAATTGATAAACTAAACGAACACTATCAGGAGAAGCTAAAAAATAATGAGACTCTCCACTACCAAATACAAAAATTTCACCTTCACGTACCTGAATCAATTGTTCATCATAACCAATATAAGCTGATCCACTTTTCACATAAATAATCTCAATTTCCTTATGCCAATGAGGTGGGACAACTGTTTTACCTAAGTCTTCAAATGAGCGAAAAGGTAGCATATTATCCCAACTTGGAATTTCTAAATATAAACTCAACACACCCACTCCTAACTCAAAAAAAGAGGATGACTCAAAAGTCATCCTCTTTTTTTGCTTACCCAAGCACTTGTCATAGCTAGGGGTAAAACAACTTTTGACCCATACTATTTTCTTTTTATTTCGCGTAATCAACAGCTCTAACTTCACGTACCACTGTCACTTTAATGTGTCCAGGATACTCTAATTCGTCTTCGATACGTTTTCTAACATCACGAACTAGTAGAATCGCCTCATCATCAGAAACCTCTTCTGGTTTAACTAACACTCTAATTTCACGACCGGCTTGAATTGCAAAACTTCGCTCAACTCCAGGGAAGTCATTAGCAATATGCTCTAAACGTTCTAAACGTTTGATATAATTTTCTAGTGATTCACTTCTAGCACCTGGTCTAGCAGCTGACAATGCATCAGCAGCTGCTACTAAAACTGAAATAACAGAAGTTGCTTCAATATCACCATGATGGGATGCAACAGCATTAATCACAACAGTATTTTCTTTGTACTTACTAACAAGTTCAGTTCCAATCTCCACATGAGAGCCATCTACTTCATGATCTAGTGCTTTACCAATATCATGTAGTAAGCCAGCTCGTTTTGCTAGTGTCACATCTTCGCCAACCTCTGCTGCTAATACACCAGCTAGTTTAGCAACTTCAATCGAATGATTTAAGACATTTTGTCCATAGCTAGTTCTAAACTTCAATCTACCTAGAACCTTAATTAAATCTGGATGAAGCGAGTGAACCCCAACCTCAAATGCAGCATTCTCCCCGTATTCACGAATACGTTCATCCATTTCTTTACGAGATTTTTCAACCATTTCTTCAATACGAGCAGGATGAATACGGCCATCTTGAATTAATTTTTCTAAAGTCATCCGAGCGATTTCACGTCTGATTGGATCAAAACCTGATAAAACCACTGCTTCAGGAGTATCATCAATAATTAAGTCAATACCTGTTAACGTTTCTAGTGTTCTGATATTACGTCCCTCTCGACCAATGATGCGACCTTTCATATCATCATTTGGTAAGTTAACGACTGTTACAGTTAATTCTGAAATTTGATCAGCTGCACTTCTTTGAATCGCTAAAGATAGTATATTACGTGCTTTACGATCAGCTTCTTCTTTAGCACGTTGCTCACTTTCTTTAACCATCACTGCTCTTTCATGAGTTAGTTCTTCTTTTGTTTCTGTCATGATGATCTCTTTTGCTTCATCTTGCGATAATTCTGCGATTCGCTCAAGCTCATCTTGTTGTTTCGATATTAAAACTGATACTTCTTTTTCTCGTTCATCAATTAATTGTTTTTTCGAATCAACTTTTTCTTCTTTTTCCTCTACTGAACGCTCACGCTTTTCTAAGAAATCATCTTTACGATCAAGATTACTTTCTCGTTGCAGCAAACGATTTTCTTGACTCTTAAGCTCAGATCTTTCTTCCCTTAGTTCACCCTCTACTTCTAGTCGATGTCGTTGATTCTCTTCCTTCGCCTCCAACAAATACTCTTTTTTAAGAGTTTCAGCTTCTTTTTGCGCCTGTTCGATAATGCCACTAGCAGTATTATTAGCTCCTGCTATCGATTTCTCATACCGAGCCTTTACAATAACATAGCCAATTGCTAGACCTACAATTAAACCGATGATAGTGAGGAGTACCGTAGTCATAAAAAACACCTCCATACTATCTTTCTTTATTTTATTTTGTTTACTTTATAAAATAAAACTTTTTTAATGAAAAAATATAAATATATAGATAAACTATACACTATCCATTCTAAGCTTTGTTATATGGAGTGTCAACTTAAAAAGTAAATTGTCATGACTCCCTAACTACTTTGCTAAACAACAAAATCAAATTAAAACAGAGGTTTTTTTACTATTAATAGGCATAAAGTTTTAAAGTTCTTGTTTTCTTTTGAGTTTATTATCATTATAAGGATTGTTATTAAATTAGGTGTTTTCTACATATAAAAAACTCACCTAATTTAAAGGCGAGTTTTTTGAATTTATATTATTCTTTATCTAAATCTAGAGCTATGTCTTCTGTTACTTCTTCCTCAACTACTTCTACATCATCAATATTATAAGCAATACGTACTTTATTATAGATTTCCTCCATCATGTCAGGGTGATCTGCTAAATATTTCTTAGCATTTTCTCTTCCTTGACCGATGCGCTCTTCTTGGTATGAATACCAAGCACCACTCTTATTGACAATATCTTCTTCAGATGCCATATCAAGTAGTTCTCCTTCTTGAGAAATGCCTTCTCCGTACATAATGTCAACTTCAGCTACTTTAAATGGTGGCGCTACTTTATTTTTCACTACTTTTATCTTAGTACGATTCCCAATAATATCTGTTCCCGTTTTTAATTGTTCTGCACGGCGTACTTCTAAACGAACTGTTGCATAAAATTTCAAAGCACGGCCACCAGGTGTTACCTCTGGATTACCAAACATAACCCCAACTTTTTCCCTAATTTGGTTGATGAAGATAGCTATTGTTTTAGTTTTATTAATCGTTCCAGATAATTTTCTTAATGCTTGTGACATCAAACGAGCTTGAAGCCCAACATGAGCATCCCCCATCTCGCCATCTATCTCAGCTCTTGGTACTAAGGCTGCCACAGAATCGACTACTACAATGTCAATCGCACCACTAGAAACTAGAGCCTCAGCAATATTCAATCCTTGCTCGCCTGTATCTGGTTGTGATAGTAATAACTCATCAATATTAACTCCTAAAGCTTGAGCATA contains:
- the recA gene encoding recombinase RecA, coding for MSDNRQAALDAALKKIEKDFGKGSVMKLGEKVDTQISTISSGSLALDSALGVGGYPRGRIIEIYGPESSGKTTVALHAIAAVQKEGGTAAFIDAEHALDPKYAQALGVNIDELLLSQPDTGEQGLNIAEALVSSGAIDIVVVDSVAALVPRAEIDGEMGDAHVGLQARLMSQALRKLSGTINKTKTIAIFINQIREKVGVMFGNPEVTPGGRALKFYATVRLEVRRAEQLKTGTDIIGNRTKIKVVKNKVAPPFKVAEVDIMYGEGISQEGELLDMASEEDIVNKSGAWYSYQEERIGQGRENAKKYLADHPDMMEEIYNKVRIAYNIDDVEVVEEEVTEDIALDLDKE
- a CDS encoding helix-turn-helix transcriptional regulator, with product MSLYLEIPSWDNMLPFRSFEDLGKTVVPPHWHKEIEIIYVKSGSAYIGYDEQLIQVREGEIFVFGSGESHYFLASPDSVRLVYQFDLLLFRDQYLEKLDYKELIRLFETSENHSVNWPKNVTVSIQEILEMLFEEPMKRRIGYEFSLIGLLHQLLVFYFREIPKKAKTLEIGNFVEAVNQKETLERLNNIFIYIETHSQENITLEDVAKHVGFSPHYFARFFKKNTGQTFIQFLTEYRISQAKSMLSKEKMPMIEVSEKSGFNSVKTFHHVFKEQVGMSPLKYHKSIFGNN
- the rny gene encoding ribonuclease Y, which produces MTTVLLTIIGLIVGLAIGYVIVKARYEKSIAGANNTASGIIEQAQKEAETLKKEYLLEAKEENQRHRLEVEGELREERSELKSQENRLLQRESNLDRKDDFLEKRERSVEEKEEKVDSKKQLIDEREKEVSVLISKQQDELERIAELSQDEAKEIIMTETKEELTHERAVMVKESEQRAKEEADRKARNILSLAIQRSAADQISELTVTVVNLPNDDMKGRIIGREGRNIRTLETLTGIDLIIDDTPEAVVLSGFDPIRREIARMTLEKLIQDGRIHPARIEEMVEKSRKEMDERIREYGENAAFEVGVHSLHPDLIKVLGRLKFRTSYGQNVLNHSIEVAKLAGVLAAEVGEDVTLAKRAGLLHDIGKALDHEVDGSHVEIGTELVSKYKENTVVINAVASHHGDIEATSVISVLVAAADALSAARPGARSESLENYIKRLERLEHIANDFPGVERSFAIQAGREIRVLVKPEEVSDDEAILLVRDVRKRIEDELEYPGHIKVTVVREVRAVDYAK